TAGTCTCATATTTTGGTAGGTTTAATGATAACATTTATTATTTTTGTAAATTAATGAATGGATCCATCGGGTCATAAACCACAAAATTAGCAGATAATTATGAAAACGAAGCAAGAAATTGTAGCAAATTGGCTCCCTCGTTACACAAAACGGAACCTGGAAGATTTTACTGATTACATTTTACTGACTAATTTCAATAAGTATGTAGAAATATTTGCCGAAAAGTTTGATGTTCCGGTAATAGGCCGGGATGCCAACATGACTTCGGCCAGTGCAAACGGAATCACAATTATCAATTTTGGCATGGGAAGTCCCAATGCTGCCATTATCATGGATCTACTCGGCGCCATTCATCCAAAGGCTTGTCTTTTCCTTGGAAAATGTGGAGGCATTGATAAGAAAAATCAGTTAGGAGATCTGATACTTCCTATTGCCGCTATCAGAGGTGAAGGTACATCAAATGATTATTTCCCACCTGAAGTTCCGGCTTTACCTTCGTTTATGCTACAACGTGCAGTTTCGTCTTCTATCCGAGATTATGGTAAAGATTATTGGACCGGGACAGTTTATACAACTAACCGGAGAATCTGGGAACACGACGAGGCATTTAAGGAATATCTGCTCAAAACCCGTGCCATGGCTGTAGATATGGAGACAGCAACTCTATTCAGTACTGGATTTGCTAATCATATTCCAACCGGTGCGTTACTCCTTGTTTCTGACCAACCCATGACTCCGGAAGGAATTAAAACAGACAAAAGCGATAGTATGGTCACAAATACTTTTGTACAAGATCATGTTGATATTGGAATCGCATCTTTACGAATGATCATCGATCAAAAGAAAACGGTTAAGCATCTTAAATACGAATAACATATTAAATGGCAAAACAAGAAATTACATACGAGGATATACTCAAAGAGCTAAAAGCAAAGCAATACAGACCCATTTATTATTTAATGGGAGAAGAGCCATATTACATTGACCTCATTTCAGACTATATCATAGATAATATTCTGACTGAATCAGAGAAGGAATTCAATCTGTCTGTAGTTTATGGCGCAGATGTAGATATTGCGACTATTATAAATGCGGCAAAAAGATATCCGATGATGTCTGAATATCAGGTTGTTGTGGTTAAAGAGGCGCAGAACATAAAAAACATGGACGAGCTGAGCTACTATCTCCAGAAACCTTTAAACTCAACAATTCTTGTGATATGCCACAAACACGGTTCTATTGATAAACGGAAAAAACTGGCTGCAGAAATTGAGAAAGCAGGTATTCTTTTTGAGTCGAAGAAAATAAAAGATAATATGCTTCCAGGTTTTATTGCATTGTACTTAAAGAAAAGAGGGATTGACATAGAGCAAAAATCTTCAGCAATGATTGCTGATTTCGTTGGAACTGATTTAAGCCGTCTGACAGGAGAGCTTGAGAAATTGATTATTACGATGCCAGCCGGACAAAAGCGAATAACTCCTGAACAGATTGAGAAGAATATCGGGATAAGCAAGGATTTTAATAATTTTGAACTTAAAAATGCTCTTTTAGAAAGAGATGTGCTTAAGGCAAATCGAATAATAAAATATTTTGCAGAAAATCCTAAAGCAAACCCGATTCAAATGTCTCTCTCTATACTTTTTAATTTTTTCTCAAATTTAATGTTGGCTTATTACGCACCTGAAAAATCAGAACAAGGAATAGCTCAGCAGTTAGGGCTCAAATCTCCATGGCAAGCAAAAGAATACATCAATGCCATGCAAAAATTCAGTGGAGTAAAGGTTATGCAAATTATTGGAGAAATAAGAAATTGTGACGCAAAATCGAAAGGAGTGGGAAACTCAGGAACTGCTCAAGGAGATTTACTTCGTGAATTAGTGTATAAAATTCTTCATTGATCAAAAGTATATATACAACCTATATGAATCATAAAGGATAAAATGAGGCTTAAAGTCTATAAGCCACGGAACATACATACGATCAATAAAAGCATAAAGCCTTCCATTGCGAAGGCTTTTTTATTTCATATTCTCATTTGACTTACCAATGCAGCTCTAACAGGTGAATAATGATAAATAATTGCGCTTTAGAGTGATTATTAATCAAATATAGGCTTGAATTGCTAGAACAAGAAAAATTATAAACCTGAAAATAGGTTTTATCACTTTGTATATCATGTCATTATATCATATTTAAGGCCCTCAGAATTGGTTATTTGACTTTTATCCGCCCATTACCAAGGAATTTCTAAGCATTTACGTATTTTGTATTATAGACACAGTATGTATATTCTTGTTGGAAGCTGATTCGAGCAAATAAATCCTTCAATTCTATTATTCACTAGTTAAGTATAGAACAATACAGAACTGAAAGAGGGTAGACTCTCTATCAGAGTTAACTGATATTTCGTAAAAAAATTGACTGCCAGGAACAGATAGAATACTGATTATATGCACGCCCTTTCAGATATGTGAGAAGTACTATGTGAAGAGTACTTTATACATAATCTGAAAATAACACTGATAAATGGAATTCAAAAGTGAATTTTCATTTTTAGAGGTGATTTTCGGCATTTTACAGCCCAATTTACTAGAATAAAAGATATTTCAAACCTAAAAATAGGGGTTATTTCATTATACAACAATGACTTATACTAATAATAAGGCTTTTAGAATCGAATATTAGTCATATACTATCCATATATATGGAAATATTTTAAGGAATCGTTTTTGGGGCGAAACATTTGTCAATGGCTAGCATCACTATTATTACTCTAAAAAATATTCTCATTTACAATTTACATAAGTGAATACATTCGTAAAATATAGCTTGTTTTACAAATGTAACATTGGACATATGTGCTAATTTGCAGATACATTTATATATTCTACAGGTGTAAACACATTTGTAACCTATGTGTTTTACATAAATAAACCTTCTGCTACATTTATGTTATACCCGCTTTTTAAAGGATAGAACTTATAGTTATTAACAATATTGTCAGTAAGTTATCTATTTTTAATGAATAATAACTATAAAATCGATAAAAATTTAATATTAACATCTGTGATATCATCTTATATAAGAGGTGCATATAATATGTAATAGTCTATATATTAGTTATTTACATGTGTAATATAAACTAATACTTTTAGCTGATTTATCCTGTATTATAGTAATACACACCTATACTTGATACATTTGTTATTTATAAGGTATATTTGTAAATGTAAATTAGAAACAAATGTAATTTGCATATGTGAATTTTATTTGCTACATTTGTAGAGTTATAATTCACAATCAGAAATTCACATTTATATCTTATATAAAGACTCAAGATGAAAGACAGAATTGAAGCTATAATGAGAAAGGAACATCTTACTCCATCCTCATTTGCTGAAGCCATAGAAATTCAGCGTTCGACATTGACTCATATATTACGTGGAAGAAATAACCCTAGCTTGGATGTGGTTATGAAAATTCATCAACGATTTAAGTATGTGAATCTGGATTGGCTTTTGTATGGAACTGGTAACATGGTGAGCCAGGAGAAGTCAAATATTGATTTTCAACCCTCTTTATTT
The Bacteroides sedimenti genome window above contains:
- a CDS encoding AMP nucleosidase, encoding MKTKQEIVANWLPRYTKRNLEDFTDYILLTNFNKYVEIFAEKFDVPVIGRDANMTSASANGITIINFGMGSPNAAIIMDLLGAIHPKACLFLGKCGGIDKKNQLGDLILPIAAIRGEGTSNDYFPPEVPALPSFMLQRAVSSSIRDYGKDYWTGTVYTTNRRIWEHDEAFKEYLLKTRAMAVDMETATLFSTGFANHIPTGALLLVSDQPMTPEGIKTDKSDSMVTNTFVQDHVDIGIASLRMIIDQKKTVKHLKYE
- the holA gene encoding DNA polymerase III subunit delta; amino-acid sequence: MAKQEITYEDILKELKAKQYRPIYYLMGEEPYYIDLISDYIIDNILTESEKEFNLSVVYGADVDIATIINAAKRYPMMSEYQVVVVKEAQNIKNMDELSYYLQKPLNSTILVICHKHGSIDKRKKLAAEIEKAGILFESKKIKDNMLPGFIALYLKKRGIDIEQKSSAMIADFVGTDLSRLTGELEKLIITMPAGQKRITPEQIEKNIGISKDFNNFELKNALLERDVLKANRIIKYFAENPKANPIQMSLSILFNFFSNLMLAYYAPEKSEQGIAQQLGLKSPWQAKEYINAMQKFSGVKVMQIIGEIRNCDAKSKGVGNSGTAQGDLLRELVYKILH
- a CDS encoding helix-turn-helix domain-containing protein, which codes for MKDRIEAIMRKEHLTPSSFAEAIEIQRSTLTHILRGRNNPSLDVVMKIHQRFKYVNLDWLLYGTGNMVSQEKSNIDFQPSLFNENPENPTNLPAETEYRKEIALRNTEITTNEPVKEEVRYIERPRRKITEIRIFYDDNTFEIFKGENMPPL